In Amyelois transitella isolate CPQ chromosome 27, ilAmyTran1.1, whole genome shotgun sequence, a single genomic region encodes these proteins:
- the LOC106140625 gene encoding uncharacterized protein LOC106140625 isoform X2, whose amino-acid sequence MIETRVLIDAVHRRRCLWDRLDPEYRDRLAKDKAWKEICGELEPDFDSLIPALRHEISLHITKKWYNVRDSYVKSRRSNRSSRPYVYTNALSFLDPIYFADGSLSNTKHENYLEDKISNDDDGETSENWINEVFIDVDENLAERNNKKQRLDYTAKVKDEIDDAEANVVNILANLIQREEDDDRAFFKSVTPSVKMLSQEAKLEFRIQVLKLIKILRVKDKKGKGPGQEYPKPPSLHEESYECG is encoded by the exons ATGATCGAAACCCGGGTCCTTATCGACGCTGTGCATCGTAGAAGGTGTCTATGGGATAGATTGGATCCAGAATATAGGGATAGACTGGCAAAAGACAAAGCTTGGAAAGAGATATGTGGGGAATTAGAGCCGGATTTCGATTCCTTGATACCCGCTTTGAGGCATGagataa GTCTgcacataacaaaaaaatggtATAACGTTCGCGACTCATACGTCAAATCTAGACGGAGTAATCGTTCGAGTAGACCATACGTTTACACAAATGCTCTGTCATTCTTAGACCCAATATACTTCGCAGATGGTAGTTTATCTAATACAAAACACGAGAACTATCTAGAAGACAAAATAtctaatgatgatgatggtgAGACATCAGAAAATTGGATCAACGAAGTGTTTATAGATGTTGATGAGAATTTAGCTGAGAGGAACAATAAAAAGCAAAGATTAGATTATACAGCTAAAGTCAAAGATGAAATAGATGATGCTGAGGCGAATGTCGTTAATATATTAGCGAATTTGATACAAAGGGAGGAAGATGATGATAGGGcgttttttaaatctgtaacGCCGTCTGTGAAAATGTTGTCGCAAGAAGCGAAATTGGAGTTTAGGATACAAGTGTTGAagttgattaaaattttaagagtCAAAGATAAGAAAG
- the LOC106140625 gene encoding uncharacterized protein LOC106140625 isoform X1, giving the protein MDDEKRDSDESKDEAKCKFDLNGSNFSKKMIETRVLIDAVHRRRCLWDRLDPEYRDRLAKDKAWKEICGELEPDFDSLIPALRHEISLHITKKWYNVRDSYVKSRRSNRSSRPYVYTNALSFLDPIYFADGSLSNTKHENYLEDKISNDDDGETSENWINEVFIDVDENLAERNNKKQRLDYTAKVKDEIDDAEANVVNILANLIQREEDDDRAFFKSVTPSVKMLSQEAKLEFRIQVLKLIKILRVKDKKGKGPGQEYPKPPSLHEESYECG; this is encoded by the exons ATGGACGATGAGAAAAGGGACTCTGACGAAAGTAAAGACGAAGCGAAATG CAAATTCGACTTAAACGGCTCGAATTTCTCGAAGAAAATGATCGAAACCCGGGTCCTTATCGACGCTGTGCATCGTAGAAGGTGTCTATGGGATAGATTGGATCCAGAATATAGGGATAGACTGGCAAAAGACAAAGCTTGGAAAGAGATATGTGGGGAATTAGAGCCGGATTTCGATTCCTTGATACCCGCTTTGAGGCATGagataa GTCTgcacataacaaaaaaatggtATAACGTTCGCGACTCATACGTCAAATCTAGACGGAGTAATCGTTCGAGTAGACCATACGTTTACACAAATGCTCTGTCATTCTTAGACCCAATATACTTCGCAGATGGTAGTTTATCTAATACAAAACACGAGAACTATCTAGAAGACAAAATAtctaatgatgatgatggtgAGACATCAGAAAATTGGATCAACGAAGTGTTTATAGATGTTGATGAGAATTTAGCTGAGAGGAACAATAAAAAGCAAAGATTAGATTATACAGCTAAAGTCAAAGATGAAATAGATGATGCTGAGGCGAATGTCGTTAATATATTAGCGAATTTGATACAAAGGGAGGAAGATGATGATAGGGcgttttttaaatctgtaacGCCGTCTGTGAAAATGTTGTCGCAAGAAGCGAAATTGGAGTTTAGGATACAAGTGTTGAagttgattaaaattttaagagtCAAAGATAAGAAAG